From a single Couchioplanes caeruleus genomic region:
- a CDS encoding response regulator: protein MSRPRVLFVDDEPRILDGLRRSLRARRHEWDMEFASSGAQALEMLAVTAYDVIVSDMRMPGMDGAELLMAVGRAHPGVARVVLSGHIEPEAIVKVAMAGHRFLTKPSDADSLTAVVDQLLLRTCSPDPAHARRLAGAVRSIPELPGHAGGVAALRAPEATLETAVHATVGDIGLATKLLQLSTSRFFGGRPRNYSIESIVRAMGVPMVQAVAEAGHRSWSPTGWYPGSEPLLEAVWRHARATARLVEQVASPANRPHAEAAALLQDVGHLICLAAADGAVDLPAGTRDGVPFRDVAVELLHLWGVPPPIVVAVAQRDTPHRPDPAGLGVAGAVRAAHLLVARAESGALPGPDREELAILLAHPQLQAQPVDWHRAAEEAAGQAEPTACGAAS, encoded by the coding sequence ATGAGCCGGCCCCGGGTCCTCTTCGTCGACGACGAGCCGCGCATCCTCGACGGGCTGCGCCGCTCGCTGCGCGCGCGCCGGCACGAGTGGGACATGGAGTTCGCCTCCTCCGGCGCGCAGGCGCTGGAGATGCTGGCAGTCACGGCGTACGACGTGATCGTCTCCGACATGCGGATGCCCGGCATGGACGGTGCCGAGCTGCTCATGGCGGTGGGGCGGGCACATCCCGGGGTGGCCCGGGTGGTGCTGTCCGGCCACATCGAGCCCGAGGCGATCGTCAAGGTGGCCATGGCGGGTCACCGCTTCCTCACCAAGCCGTCGGACGCCGACAGCCTCACCGCCGTCGTCGACCAGCTCCTGCTGCGCACCTGCAGCCCCGATCCGGCCCACGCACGCCGCCTCGCCGGCGCCGTGCGGTCGATCCCGGAACTGCCCGGCCACGCCGGTGGTGTCGCCGCGCTGCGGGCACCCGAGGCGACCCTCGAGACCGCGGTGCACGCCACCGTCGGGGACATCGGGCTCGCCACGAAGCTGCTCCAACTGTCGACCTCGCGGTTCTTCGGCGGGCGCCCGCGCAACTACTCGATCGAGTCGATCGTGCGGGCGATGGGCGTACCTATGGTCCAGGCCGTCGCCGAGGCCGGGCACCGGTCCTGGTCCCCCACCGGCTGGTACCCGGGCAGCGAACCGCTGCTGGAGGCGGTGTGGCGGCACGCCCGGGCGACCGCCCGGCTGGTGGAGCAGGTGGCCTCCCCCGCGAACCGCCCGCACGCCGAGGCAGCGGCGCTCCTGCAGGACGTCGGGCATCTGATCTGCCTCGCCGCGGCGGACGGGGCCGTGGACCTCCCGGCCGGTACCCGCGACGGCGTGCCGTTCCGCGACGTGGCGGTCGAGTTGCTGCACCTGTGGGGCGTACCGCCGCCCATCGTCGTCGCCGTCGCCCAGCGCGACACCCCGCACCGGCCGGACCCCGCCGGGCTGGGCGTCGCCGGTGCCGTACGGGCCGCGCACCTGCTCGTGGCCCGGGCGGAGTCGGGCGCTCTGCCCGGCCCGGACCGGGAGGAGCTCGCGATCCTGCTGGCTCATCCGCAGTTGCAGGCCCAGCCGGTCGACTGGCACCGGGCGGCCGAGGAGGCGGCGGGGCAGGCCGAACCCACGGCCTGCGGCGCCGCGTCATGA
- a CDS encoding response regulator transcription factor, which translates to MARILVVDDDPGIRSLLTDVLELEDYEVSVAVDGLAAVQAVQTVSPDFVVLDVMMPGLDGFAVLAAIRALPGEPVPVLMLTAAAEPGTGARAWAGGVDYYLAKPFSADAVLDLIDGVLSQQVPVSER; encoded by the coding sequence ATGGCCCGCATCCTGGTGGTCGACGACGACCCGGGCATCCGCAGCCTGCTGACCGACGTGCTGGAGCTCGAGGACTACGAGGTCAGCGTGGCCGTGGACGGCCTGGCCGCGGTGCAGGCGGTGCAGACCGTGTCCCCGGACTTCGTCGTCCTGGACGTGATGATGCCCGGGCTGGACGGCTTCGCCGTGCTCGCGGCGATCCGCGCCCTGCCCGGCGAACCGGTCCCGGTGCTGATGCTGACCGCGGCGGCCGAACCGGGCACCGGCGCCCGGGCGTGGGCCGGCGGGGTCGACTACTACCTCGCCAAGCCGTTCTCCGCGGACGCCGTCCTGGACCTGATCGACGGCGTGCTCAGCCAGCAGGTCCCGGTGAGCGAGCGGTGA
- a CDS encoding S8 family peptidase, giving the protein MRNNRRRRIGLAAAAAVTVAAVPAPAVAQPVVLSWHEVVVTGSGADAAASAVETAGGRVVAYLPVTRGVAALLPRGAALGPGWTVAPQRELTVAGATSDGEGSATTVRRMLGMPAAGNEGKGVTVAVVDTGIADVADLTGRVAARVDLTGTGAGDGYGHGTFMAGLIAGSGAASGGAYRGVAPGAALVDVKVADADGRTDLVTVLRGLQWVSDHRKDVEVLNLSLSSASPLPYQVDPLNQALESLWRQGVTVVVPSGNEGPDAGSITAPGNDPVLLTTGGLDAAGTAGRGDDVVGVWSGRGPTSQGDAKPDLVAAGGHVVSLRSPGSVVDRGNPQARVDDTYFRGSGTSMAAAVTSGAIAATLAVQPKLGPDAIKNLLVGTAYRSTGLTAAAGAGAGGLDVGAVLAAAPAWRTSSAQSRYEHDTETVRRDAKRWSAFTQAVVAGDGPAAERAWARLSPASQDWAARAWAQLDPAARAWAARAWAARAWAGADDGWAARAWAARAWAARAWASTDWAARAWAGEDWTARAWAGEDWAARAWAADRWSASSWAWLPQS; this is encoded by the coding sequence ATGAGGAACAACCGTCGCCGCCGGATCGGGCTGGCCGCGGCCGCTGCGGTCACGGTGGCCGCCGTGCCCGCTCCGGCGGTCGCGCAACCGGTCGTGCTCTCCTGGCACGAGGTCGTGGTCACCGGTTCCGGCGCGGATGCCGCGGCGAGTGCCGTCGAGACGGCCGGCGGCCGGGTCGTGGCGTATCTGCCGGTGACCCGCGGCGTCGCGGCCCTGCTGCCGCGGGGCGCCGCGCTCGGACCGGGATGGACCGTGGCGCCGCAACGGGAGCTCACCGTCGCTGGCGCCACCTCTGACGGCGAGGGCAGCGCCACGACCGTACGCCGGATGCTCGGCATGCCGGCCGCCGGGAACGAGGGCAAGGGCGTGACCGTCGCCGTCGTGGACACCGGCATCGCCGACGTCGCCGACCTCACCGGGCGCGTGGCGGCCCGGGTGGACCTGACCGGTACGGGCGCCGGCGACGGGTACGGCCACGGCACCTTCATGGCCGGGCTGATCGCGGGCTCGGGAGCGGCCTCCGGCGGCGCGTACCGCGGGGTCGCCCCGGGCGCGGCCCTGGTAGACGTGAAGGTGGCCGACGCGGACGGGCGTACCGACCTGGTCACCGTGCTGCGGGGCCTGCAGTGGGTCAGCGACCACCGCAAGGACGTCGAGGTCCTCAACCTCTCGCTGTCCTCCGCGAGTCCGCTGCCGTACCAGGTCGACCCGCTGAACCAGGCCCTCGAGTCGCTGTGGCGCCAGGGCGTCACGGTGGTGGTGCCCTCGGGCAACGAGGGCCCGGACGCCGGCTCGATCACCGCACCGGGCAACGACCCCGTCCTGCTCACCACGGGCGGGCTGGACGCGGCGGGCACCGCCGGGCGCGGCGACGACGTGGTGGGCGTATGGTCCGGGCGCGGTCCCACCTCGCAGGGCGACGCCAAGCCGGACCTGGTCGCCGCCGGCGGTCACGTGGTCAGCCTGCGCTCGCCCGGCAGCGTGGTCGACCGGGGCAACCCGCAGGCCCGCGTCGACGACACGTACTTCCGTGGGTCCGGAACCTCGATGGCCGCCGCGGTCACCTCCGGCGCCATCGCCGCGACGCTGGCGGTGCAGCCCAAGCTCGGCCCCGACGCGATCAAGAACCTGCTGGTCGGCACCGCCTACCGCAGCACAGGCCTGACCGCCGCGGCGGGCGCGGGCGCCGGTGGCCTCGACGTCGGCGCCGTGCTCGCCGCCGCGCCGGCGTGGCGTACCAGCAGCGCGCAGAGCCGCTACGAGCATGACACCGAGACGGTACGCCGAGACGCGAAGCGCTGGTCCGCCTTCACCCAGGCCGTGGTGGCCGGCGACGGTCCGGCCGCGGAGCGCGCCTGGGCGCGGCTGAGCCCCGCGTCGCAGGACTGGGCAGCGCGGGCATGGGCGCAGCTCGACCCGGCCGCCCGGGCATGGGCGGCACGGGCGTGGGCCGCGCGGGCCTGGGCCGGCGCGGACGACGGCTGGGCGGCACGCGCCTGGGCGGCCCGGGCGTGGGCGGCGCGGGCGTGGGCGTCCACGGACTGGGCGGCGCGGGCCTGGGCCGGTGAGGACTGGACCGCCCGCGCGTGGGCCGGCGAGGACTGGGCCGCGCGGGCCTGGGCCGCCGACCGGTGGAGCGCCTCGTCCTGGGCCTGGTTGCCACAGTCGTGA
- a CDS encoding ATP-binding protein produces the protein MTIPSHEAGRPLLQRAAGAVRGYAGDPILRRVAAVVTLGAAMGAVVLVALPGRVSVLAGVGVPAAWLVPGLVVLTCLAEITVVRLRHGEAVEELSLYEAALIIDVLLLPPRDALLAAVAGLVLASVVQRRPAVKALFNLGTYTAAVSVLILLAQLIGGAGGALTARVLAGVLIGTLAFTMVNLCCLAQILAVINGVPAWSIVRDEARLSVSMALGTVATGLTTTAVALHAPVLLPFMAMPAIAVTYAYRAAAREADERSRSSALLQLSEALAGREDVIRRFLVLVREAFDADVGVIVLSGADVALSVEADEPSAVRTGPPPAYLASLVETDAPVQLTENLPAGLRHAVVIPVEGGGGRFGAVAFASRSRRRMSTGDVTLLVSLGSALAVAIRGAEHLERLTEERSKLQAVVEQSAEGIMVVDGAGLVQVWNQALGEIAGVPAAEATGRPLSALLEVPAEAERAELLPVGEETPRVATELTVRRPDGEERRLRLAHSAIFAGGELVRDVVVISDLTREYRTERLKSDFIAMVSHELRTPLTPILGYVDLLRTRGERVTPQKRADALALIGDRAAHLSRLVEDLLLASRVGDRPDKAGLQVSVATHDLAAIVRQAVGDLGSDRVVLVEAGGDWPARCDSGRTVQVLTNLIGNGLKYSAEDRTVEVSLRRTEDMLHVDVRDHGRGIPSDSLEKVFEKFHRVEDPMTMSTSGTGLGLFIARSLARTMGGDVTLESRIDAGSVFTLSLLPAA, from the coding sequence GTGACCATCCCGTCGCACGAGGCCGGCCGCCCGCTCCTGCAGCGGGCGGCCGGCGCCGTGCGCGGGTACGCCGGGGATCCGATCCTGCGCCGAGTGGCCGCGGTGGTGACGCTGGGCGCCGCCATGGGCGCCGTCGTGCTCGTCGCGCTGCCCGGCCGGGTGAGCGTGCTGGCCGGGGTGGGTGTACCGGCGGCGTGGCTGGTGCCGGGCCTCGTCGTGCTGACCTGCCTGGCCGAGATCACGGTGGTGCGGCTGCGCCACGGCGAGGCGGTCGAGGAGCTGAGCCTCTACGAGGCCGCGCTGATCATCGACGTGCTGCTACTGCCGCCCCGGGACGCGCTGCTGGCCGCCGTCGCCGGGCTGGTGCTGGCGAGCGTGGTGCAGCGGCGCCCGGCGGTGAAGGCGCTGTTCAACCTCGGTACGTACACCGCCGCCGTGTCGGTGCTGATCCTGCTGGCCCAGCTCATCGGCGGCGCGGGCGGCGCCCTGACGGCCCGGGTGCTGGCCGGCGTCCTGATCGGCACGCTCGCCTTCACGATGGTCAACCTGTGCTGCCTGGCCCAGATCCTGGCCGTCATCAACGGCGTGCCCGCGTGGTCGATCGTCCGGGACGAGGCCCGGCTGTCGGTGTCCATGGCGCTCGGCACGGTGGCGACCGGCCTCACCACGACCGCCGTCGCCCTGCACGCGCCGGTGCTGCTGCCGTTCATGGCCATGCCCGCGATCGCCGTCACGTACGCGTACCGAGCCGCGGCCCGCGAGGCCGACGAGCGGTCGCGCTCCTCGGCACTGTTGCAACTGTCCGAGGCGCTCGCCGGGCGTGAGGACGTCATCCGCCGGTTCCTCGTGCTGGTCCGCGAGGCGTTCGACGCGGACGTCGGGGTGATCGTGCTGTCCGGCGCCGACGTGGCGCTGTCGGTCGAGGCGGATGAGCCCTCGGCGGTGCGCACCGGACCGCCCCCGGCGTACCTCGCGAGTCTGGTCGAGACGGACGCTCCCGTGCAGCTCACCGAGAACCTGCCGGCCGGCCTGCGGCACGCGGTCGTCATCCCGGTGGAGGGCGGCGGCGGCCGGTTCGGCGCCGTGGCGTTCGCCAGCCGCAGCCGCCGGCGGATGTCCACCGGCGACGTCACGCTGCTGGTCTCGCTGGGCAGCGCGCTGGCGGTGGCCATCCGCGGCGCCGAGCACCTCGAACGGCTCACCGAGGAGCGCAGCAAGCTGCAGGCCGTCGTGGAACAGTCGGCCGAGGGCATCATGGTCGTCGACGGCGCCGGGCTGGTCCAGGTCTGGAACCAAGCGCTGGGCGAGATCGCCGGCGTCCCCGCCGCGGAGGCGACCGGCCGACCGCTGAGCGCCCTGCTGGAGGTGCCGGCCGAGGCGGAGCGCGCGGAGCTGCTGCCGGTGGGCGAGGAGACGCCCCGGGTCGCCACCGAGCTGACGGTGCGCCGCCCGGACGGCGAGGAGCGGCGCCTGCGGCTCGCCCACTCGGCCATCTTCGCGGGCGGCGAGCTGGTCCGCGACGTCGTCGTGATCAGCGACCTGACCCGCGAGTACCGCACCGAGCGGCTGAAGTCGGACTTCATCGCCATGGTGTCGCACGAGCTGCGGACTCCGCTCACGCCGATCCTGGGGTACGTCGACCTGCTGCGTACCCGTGGCGAACGGGTGACACCGCAGAAGCGCGCCGATGCGCTGGCCCTGATCGGTGACCGGGCAGCGCACCTGTCCCGGCTGGTCGAGGACCTGCTGCTGGCGTCCCGGGTCGGCGACCGCCCCGACAAGGCCGGGCTGCAGGTCAGCGTGGCGACGCACGACCTGGCCGCGATCGTGCGGCAGGCCGTCGGGGACCTGGGCTCCGACCGGGTCGTCCTCGTCGAGGCGGGCGGGGACTGGCCGGCTCGCTGCGACAGCGGCCGGACGGTCCAGGTGCTCACGAACCTCATCGGCAACGGGCTCAAATACTCAGCCGAGGACCGTACGGTCGAGGTCTCCCTGCGCCGCACCGAAGACATGCTGCACGTCGACGTCCGCGATCACGGGCGCGGCATTCCCTCAGATTCGCTGGAGAAGGTCTTCGAGAAGTTCCACCGCGTCGAGGACCCCATGACCATGAGCACCAGCGGCACCGGGCTGGGTCTGTTCATCGCCCGCAGCCTCGCCCGCACCATGGGCGGCGACGTCACGCTGGAGTCCCGAATCGACGCGGGGTCCGTTTTCACGCTGTCCTTGCTGCCAGCAGCCTGA
- the uvrA gene encoding excinuclease ABC subunit UvrA, protein MKSEVNDRFVRVRGAAEHNLRNVDVDIPRDAMVAFTGVSGSGKSSLAFGTLYAEAQRRYFESVAPYARRLLQQVGAPHVQEITGLPPAVALQQRRGAASSRSTVGTITTLSNLLRMLYSRAGTYPPDAPRLEAEAFSPNTAAGACSRCHGLGVVHDVAEDLLVPDPSLSIRDGAIAAWPGAWQGANLRSVVKGLGIDIDRPWRKLRKKDRDWLLYTDEQPSVLVGPEPDRIDSGYYGKFWSARRHVMHVLADSKSDRMRERAMRFVRSVPCPVCQGSGLRPEALAVTFAGHTIADVNAMPLAAVVGLLGPAAGLSGAAAATPTAESGETTEVAVRLCADLVTRVEVLLDLGLGYLSLGRRSTTLSPGEAQRLRIATQLRSGLFGVVYVLDEPSAGLHPADAEPLLDVLDRLKAAGNSLFVVEHDMDVVRRADWVVDIGPGAGESGGRVLYSGPVPGLEQVHESATSRYLFGRAEPLDHRPRTPQGWLHLRGVSRHNLRGVSVDVPIRVLTAVTGVSGSGKSTLVTQVLAEIVRRHLGLASDEPDEAELDVDVRDAAGLDSFDRLVLVDQRPIGRTPRSNLATYTGMFDAVRKLYAATDEAQARGYGAGRFSFNVAEGRCETCQGEGFVAVELLFLPGTYAPCPACHGARYNAETLEVTYRGRNIADVLAMSVDDAAKFLADVPPASRSLETLREVGLGYLRLGQPATELSGGEAQRIKLATELQRARRGHALYLLDEPTAGLHPADIALLLRQLHRLVDAGNTVVLVEHDLDTIAGADWVVDLGPGGGDAGGRIVATGPPDTIAEAGDSATGRYLARRLERS, encoded by the coding sequence GTGAAAAGCGAGGTCAACGACCGGTTCGTGCGCGTCCGGGGTGCCGCCGAGCACAACCTTCGGAACGTCGACGTCGACATTCCCCGCGATGCCATGGTCGCCTTCACCGGCGTCTCCGGTTCGGGCAAGTCCTCGCTGGCCTTCGGCACGCTCTACGCCGAGGCGCAGCGCCGGTACTTCGAGTCCGTCGCGCCGTACGCCCGCCGGTTGTTGCAGCAGGTCGGTGCGCCGCACGTACAGGAGATCACCGGCCTGCCCCCGGCCGTGGCCCTGCAACAGCGTCGCGGGGCAGCCAGTTCGCGGTCGACGGTCGGCACCATCACCACGCTGTCCAACCTGCTGCGGATGCTCTACTCGCGCGCCGGGACCTACCCGCCGGACGCCCCGCGGCTGGAGGCCGAGGCGTTCTCCCCCAACACCGCGGCCGGCGCCTGCTCACGGTGTCACGGACTGGGCGTCGTGCACGACGTCGCCGAGGACCTGCTCGTCCCCGACCCGTCGCTGAGCATCCGCGACGGCGCCATCGCGGCCTGGCCGGGCGCCTGGCAGGGCGCCAACCTGCGCAGCGTCGTGAAAGGTCTGGGAATTGACATCGACAGACCGTGGCGCAAGCTCAGGAAGAAGGACCGGGACTGGCTGCTCTACACCGACGAGCAGCCGTCCGTCCTCGTCGGGCCCGAGCCTGACCGCATCGACAGCGGCTACTACGGGAAGTTCTGGAGCGCCCGTCGGCACGTCATGCACGTGCTCGCCGACTCCAAGAGCGACCGGATGCGCGAGCGGGCGATGCGGTTCGTCCGGAGCGTCCCCTGCCCGGTGTGCCAGGGCAGCGGCCTGCGCCCGGAGGCGCTCGCGGTGACCTTCGCCGGCCACACCATCGCCGACGTCAACGCGATGCCCCTGGCCGCCGTCGTGGGGCTCCTGGGGCCCGCGGCGGGGTTGTCCGGTGCTGCGGCTGCCACGCCGACCGCCGAGTCCGGGGAGACGACCGAGGTCGCGGTCCGGCTCTGCGCTGACCTGGTCACGCGCGTCGAGGTGCTGCTGGACCTCGGCCTGGGGTACCTCAGCCTCGGGCGCCGCTCGACGACGCTGTCGCCGGGCGAGGCGCAGCGCCTGCGTATCGCCACCCAGTTGCGTTCGGGGCTGTTCGGTGTCGTCTACGTGCTCGACGAGCCCTCCGCGGGCCTGCACCCGGCCGACGCGGAGCCACTGCTGGACGTGCTGGACCGGCTGAAGGCGGCGGGCAACTCGCTGTTCGTCGTGGAGCACGACATGGACGTGGTCCGGCGGGCGGATTGGGTGGTCGACATCGGCCCCGGCGCGGGCGAGAGCGGCGGACGCGTGCTGTACAGCGGTCCGGTACCCGGCCTCGAACAGGTCCACGAGTCGGCAACCAGCCGGTACCTGTTCGGCCGTGCCGAGCCGCTCGACCATCGGCCGCGTACGCCCCAGGGCTGGCTGCACCTGCGCGGCGTCTCGCGCCACAACCTGCGTGGTGTGTCCGTCGACGTGCCGATCCGGGTGCTGACCGCGGTAACCGGGGTGTCCGGTTCCGGGAAGTCAACCCTGGTCACGCAGGTGCTTGCCGAGATCGTGCGGCGTCACCTCGGGCTGGCGAGCGACGAGCCCGACGAGGCGGAGCTCGACGTCGACGTGCGGGACGCGGCAGGGCTCGACTCGTTCGACCGGCTGGTCCTGGTCGATCAGCGGCCCATCGGCCGCACGCCCCGATCCAATCTGGCCACCTACACCGGGATGTTCGACGCGGTGCGCAAGCTGTACGCGGCGACGGACGAGGCGCAGGCACGCGGGTACGGGGCCGGGCGGTTTTCCTTCAACGTCGCGGAGGGGCGGTGCGAGACCTGCCAGGGCGAGGGGTTCGTCGCGGTCGAACTGCTGTTCCTGCCCGGGACCTACGCGCCGTGCCCGGCCTGCCACGGCGCGCGGTACAACGCGGAGACGCTGGAGGTGACCTATCGCGGCAGGAACATCGCGGACGTGCTGGCAATGTCGGTCGACGACGCCGCCAAGTTCCTCGCCGACGTCCCGCCCGCCTCCCGAAGCCTCGAGACGCTCCGGGAGGTGGGGCTGGGCTACCTGCGGCTGGGCCAACCGGCGACCGAGCTCAGCGGTGGCGAAGCCCAGCGCATCAAGCTCGCCACCGAGTTGCAACGGGCCCGCCGCGGCCACGCGCTCTACCTGCTCGACGAGCCGACCGCGGGGCTGCACCCCGCGGACATCGCGCTGCTGCTGCGGCAACTGCATCGGCTCGTCGACGCGGGCAACACCGTCGTCCTGGTCGAGCACGACCTGGACACGATCGCCGGCGCCGACTGGGTCGTCGACCTCGGCCCGGGCGGTGGGGACGCGGGCGGCCGGATCGTCGCGACGGGCCCTCCCGACACGATTGCCGAGGCAGGGGACAGCGCGACCGGACGCTATCTGGCGCGCCGCCTCGAACGCTCCTGA
- a CDS encoding hemerythrin domain-containing protein, translating to MDITELILFQHHEQRRTFALLDEVPRDDVVALAAIWSRLEVLLEVHAAAEEKFFYPRLLTVGRGASDADNARDETEDAIKDHNEIRDAVRKVAGLATGSDAWWERVTEARIANSDHMAEEERQDLADFRRHADLQTRHDIALAFIAYENEHAYGITPVDRDPKSYVEEEG from the coding sequence ATGGATATCACCGAACTCATCTTGTTTCAGCATCACGAGCAGCGGCGTACGTTCGCGCTGCTGGACGAGGTTCCCCGTGATGATGTGGTTGCTCTCGCGGCGATCTGGAGTCGCCTCGAGGTGTTGCTGGAGGTCCATGCGGCAGCCGAGGAGAAGTTCTTCTATCCAAGACTGCTGACCGTCGGCCGCGGGGCCAGCGACGCCGACAATGCCCGGGATGAGACCGAGGATGCGATCAAGGACCACAACGAGATCCGCGACGCCGTCCGGAAGGTGGCCGGTCTGGCGACGGGCAGCGACGCCTGGTGGGAGCGGGTCACCGAGGCGCGGATCGCCAACAGCGACCACATGGCGGAGGAGGAGCGCCAGGATCTGGCTGATTTCCGCCGGCACGCCGACCTGCAGACCCGTCACGACATCGCACTGGCGTTCATCGCCTATGAGAACGAGCATGCGTACGGGATCACGCCCGTCGACAGGGACCCGAAGTCCTACGTGGAAGAGGAAGGGTGA
- a CDS encoding sodium:calcium antiporter produces the protein MSGLSLPLLLLIFAAAAAAIWVAGIQLSNQTDVLSVRLHLGTALGGLVMLAIATNLPEIAIVSSAALSGNVGVAVGNILGGIAIQTVVLVALDAFGVRGRHPLTYQAASLVLVLEAALVVSVLTVVVAGNQLPSSLIVLRLTPGPVLIAVLWVVGLLLLQRAGKSLPWQESGEAPDNQQPPRGHSRHKSEQQASTKGVSTAKSATIFAAAALVTLAAGVILERSGDAIAGHVGLSGVLFGATILAAATSLPELSTGLTSVRNGDYQLAMSDIFGGNAFLPVLFLVATLLSGKAVLPQAHATDIYLTALGMLLTLVYAAGLLFRPQRRVARMGIDSLTVLILYAVGVAGLFAVANAG, from the coding sequence ATGTCGGGGTTGTCGCTGCCGCTGCTTCTACTGATCTTCGCGGCGGCCGCCGCCGCGATCTGGGTCGCCGGTATCCAGCTGTCGAACCAGACGGATGTGCTGTCGGTACGGCTGCATCTCGGTACGGCGCTGGGTGGCCTCGTCATGCTCGCCATCGCCACGAATCTGCCCGAGATCGCCATCGTGTCCAGCGCCGCCCTTTCCGGCAACGTCGGGGTGGCGGTCGGGAACATCCTGGGCGGTATCGCGATTCAGACCGTCGTGCTGGTAGCCCTCGACGCATTCGGCGTGCGGGGCCGCCATCCACTGACTTACCAGGCCGCGTCCCTGGTGCTGGTCCTCGAGGCCGCTCTCGTGGTCTCCGTGCTGACCGTCGTGGTCGCCGGCAACCAGCTCCCCAGCAGCCTGATCGTGCTGCGGCTGACCCCCGGGCCGGTCCTCATCGCCGTCCTGTGGGTCGTCGGATTGCTGCTGTTGCAGCGCGCCGGCAAGTCGCTGCCGTGGCAGGAGTCCGGCGAAGCACCGGACAATCAGCAACCTCCGCGCGGCCACAGCCGGCACAAGAGCGAACAACAGGCCAGCACCAAGGGAGTCAGCACCGCGAAGTCGGCGACGATCTTCGCGGCGGCCGCCTTGGTGACGCTTGCCGCCGGCGTGATATTGGAGCGCAGCGGCGACGCCATCGCCGGCCACGTCGGCCTATCCGGCGTCCTGTTCGGTGCCACCATCCTTGCGGCCGCGACGTCTCTGCCAGAGCTGTCGACGGGCCTGACCTCGGTGCGTAACGGCGACTATCAGCTCGCCATGAGCGACATCTTCGGCGGCAACGCGTTCCTTCCCGTGCTGTTTCTCGTGGCCACCCTTCTGTCCGGCAAAGCCGTCCTGCCGCAAGCGCATGCCACCGACATCTACCTCACCGCCCTCGGGATGCTGCTCACTCTCGTCTACGCCGCGGGCCTGCTGTTCCGACCGCAACGCCGGGTGGCCCGCATGGGCATCGACTCCCTCACCGTGCTGATTCTGTACGCCGTGGGCGTAGCAGGACTGTTCGCCGTCGCCAACGCCGGCTGA